TTGATGAAAAATGGCAAAATTAAAGGCATCAAGCTCGATACCGTTGAGCGGCTTTGTAAGGCGCTGGACTGTCAACCAGGAGATCTATTTCGCTATGAGGAAGAGCACGAGTCATGAACAAATTTACCCCAATCCTGATGTGTTGTGTGCTGTTGAGTGGTTGTGCTTCACAGTGGGTAAAAACGCGCGGCAATGCCGAGGAATACACCACCGCCAGAGCCAGCTGTGAGACTCAGGCCGAGCAGAAATACCCGGTGAGAAATGAGGTAGCGCAGCGAACCAAGTACACCACATATTACGAGACATGCGGTAAAAAAGAGGACTGCGGGGGGGAGAAAACAAAGGCAGTGAAAAGACCAGAGATTGAAAGCTACGTCATGGATGTCAATCACGACAGCCGGGATAGCCTGTTTTATCAGTGTATGGAACTTAAAGGCTGGGAAAGCAAACTGCAGTGGTACTAGCCTGCGAGCGCAGGCCGCTGAATTAAATTTAAAATCATAATAATCCGCTTACACCGTTCACTCTTCGGGGGAGCCCCCCTGCCTGTCATTCGTGAGCAAAGGCATTCCCGATCGCTTCGGGAAAGGACTGTTAATAATTATTTATGGAGACACATTATGCCTGGAGTATTCATGTTCACCACCCTGTTACGCAAATTAATCCGACTCATTCTCTCAATCTTTTTAATATCAACCCCGCTGATGGCGGCAGATATTTCCGGATTAACAAGCAGTGATTCACCGTTTTCCACTCAGGATAATAAGCTTTGCTACGGCAAGGTATGCGTGGGTTCGAGCGAAAATAAACATTTGCCGGACATGTTCGGGAAAGCCGATCCTCTTAGCCGACGGGCACAAACCGACCCGTGGTCGACTTATGATTTTGAGCACTCCGGAACCGGGGTACGCATAAGCGTCGGGCTTTAATCCCAACAAAAAAACCACCTGCCGAGGCAGGTGGTTTTTGTCAGATAGTCAACCCGACTTAAGAAACCAGCAGCTGGTTCATGCGGCGGATGAACTGGTTAGGATCTTCCAGTTGACCGCGTTCGGCTAACAGCGCCTGGTCAAGCAGCAGTTCAACCCACTCGCCGAACTGCGCGTCATCCTGCGTGTCCGCCGCGCGTTTCACCAGCGCATGCTCAGGGTTAAGCTCGAAGATGTATTTCACTTCCGGCACTTCCTGGCCCGCAGCGGCAAACAATTTCGCCATCTGGGTGCTCATGTCGTTGCTGTCGGTGGTCACGATCGCCGGCGTATCTGTCAGGCGGTGAGTAAGACGTACTTCCTTCACGCGCTCGCCCAGCAGGGTTTTCACGCGATCCACAAACGGCTCCAGGGCTTTCTCGGCTTCTTTCGCTTCTTCGGTCTCTTCGTCCGTCAGTTTATCCAGCGACTCGTCGGTCTTGCTGACTGACTGGAACGCTTTGCCGTCGAATTCGGTCAGGTAGCTCATCATCCATTCGTCGATGCGATCGGAAAGCAGCAGAACTTCGATGCCTTTCTTACGCAGCAATTCCAGGTGCGGGCTGCTCTTCGCCGCCGCGTAGCTGTCTGCGGTGATGTAGTAAATCTTCTCCTGGCCTTCTTTCATGCGGGAGACATACTCTTCCAGCGACACGGTCTGTGCGGAGGAGTCGTTGTGCGTGGTCGCGAAGCGCAGCAGTTTAGCGATAGCTTCCTGGTTCGCGTTATCCTCCGCCGGGCCCTCTTTCAGCACGAGGCCAAAGTTTTTCCAGAAGGTCTGGTACTTCTCGGCGTCGTCTTTCGCCAGTTTGTCCAGCATCTGCAGCACGCGTTTGGTCAGCGCGCTACGCAGGTTCTGGGTCACTCGGCTGTCCTGCAGGATTTCACGGGACACGTTCAGCGGCAGATCGTTAGAATCTATCAGGCCGCGGACGAAGCGCAGGTAGTTCGGCATGAACTGCTCGGCATCGTCCATGATAAACACGCGCTGTACGTAGAGTTTCAGCCCATGCTTGTGGTCACGGTTCCACATATCCCACGGTGCCTGGGAAGGGATGTACAGCAGGCTGGTGTACTCCTGCTTACCTTCCACGCGGTTGTGACTCCAGGAAATAGGGTCGGTAAAGTCGTGGGCGATGTGCTTGTAGAACTCTTTGTATTCGTCGTCGCTGACTTCTGATTTGCTGCGGGTCCACAGCGCCTGAGCTTTGTTGATTTTTTCCCAGCTAACGATGGTTTCACCGTCTTTTTCTTCTTGCTGTTCAATCTCAACCGGCAGAGCGATATGGTCAGAATATTTGCTGATGATGGAACGAACGCGCCAGTCGTCCAGGAACTCATCTTCACCTTCACGCAGGTGCAGCGTGATTTCGGTGCCGCGATCGGCTTTCTCGATGTCGGCCACGGTGTATTCACCCGCGCCTTCAGATTCCCAAAACACGCCCTGCTCTGCACTGGCACCGGCGGCGCGGGTGCGAACGGTGACTTTGTCCGCCACGATAAACGCGGAGTAGAAGCCTACGCCGAACTGGCCAATCAGCTGGCTGTCTTTAGCCTGGTCAGAGCCCATAGACTCGAGGAAAGCCTTGGTACCGGATTTAGCAATGGTGCCCAGATGCTCGATAACTTCATCGCGGGTCATCCCGATGCCGTTATCGGCGATGGTCAGGGTGCGATTATCTTTATCAAAAGAGACACGAACGCGCAGTTCACCGTCACCTTCGTAAAGGCTGGCATTAGACAGGGCGCGGAAGCGCAGCTTGTCTGCCGCATCGGAGGCGTTGGAGATCAGCTCACGCAGGAAGATTTCTTTGTTTGAATACAGAGAGTGGATCATCAGGTGCAGAAGCTGTTTTACCTCTGACTGAAAACCGCGGGTCTCTTGTCCTTTCATGGTCATTGATACCTCAACAAAATCATACGGGATGAAGAAAGCGTTGAGGGGGATATGGTAGCGATTTGTGCCTTTTCAAGCGGAGGAGGCAAAAACCTCCTCCGGACGATTAAAAATTAATCTTATGGCGGCCGACCAGCGAGTGCGAGAGCGTGGTGCCATCCACCATTTCCAGCTCGCCGCCCACCGGAACACCGTGAGCGATACGGCTGGCTTCAACGCCGTACTGGGCACAGAGTTCGGCAATGTAGTTCGCCGTAGCCTCGCCCTCCACCGTTGGGTTGGTGGCGAGAATAACTTCTTTCATCGGCTCGCTGGCAAGACGGTGTTCAAGGCGATCGAGCCCGATGTCGTTCGGGCCGATGCCGTCCAGCGGCGACAGGTGCCCCATCAGCACAAAATAGCGGCCTGAGAACTGGCCGGTTTGCTCGATGGCGTGAATATCCGCCGGGCTTTCCACCACGCAAATCTGGCCGTTTTCCTGGCGACGTGGGTTGGAGCAAATGGAGCAAACTTCCTGCTCGGTGAAGGTACGGCAATCCGCACAGTGGCCAATCTCGGACATGGCGCGGGTCAGCGCCTGAGCCAGACGCATACCGCCGCTGCGGTCGCGCTGCAGCAGGGCAAACGCCATACGCTGGGCAGATTTCGGGCCAACGCCGGGCAGGCAGCGCAGGGATTCCATAAGGGCTGAGAGTAAAGGACTGGTTTGCATCGCTCGGGCTTGTGAGAAAAAAGTGGGCTATAGCCTAACATTAGCCCTGCGGATGGGTATAGGAAAAGATATCCCCCGCACGATGGCTCGCCGGGGGAAAAGTTTACGCGATGTCTTTGCCGAAACGGCCCTGATTAAAATCATCGATGGCCTGATGAATTTCCTCTTTGGTGTTCATCACGAACGGGCCGTGACCAACCACCGGCTCATTCAGAGGCTCGCCGCTAAGCAGCAGAACCACCGCGTCATTATTGGCCTCAAGGGTCACGCTGTCGCCTTTAGCATCCAGCACCACCAGCTGCGCTTCGCGCGCCACCTCTTCACCGTTGACCAGTACCGTGCCTTTCAGCACAACCAGCGCCGTGTTCCAGCCGTCTTTCACCGCCAGCTGAGTGACGCCCTGCGGGGTCAGACGCATATCCCAGATGCTCATAGGCGAGAAAGTCCGGGCCGGGCCTTTGGTCCCGTTAAACTCACCGGCAATCACCCGAACCTTACCGGCATTGTCCGGCAAATCGGCCACCGGAATATCAGCGTCGGTAATCGGCTGGTAGCCAGGCGCGGTCATTTTGTCTTTTGCAGGCAGGTTGACCCACAGCTGTACCATCTCCAGGCTGCCGCCCGCTTCGCTAAATGCAGGAGAATGATATTCCTCATGCAGGATCCCGCTCCCGGCGGTCATCCACTGCACGTCCCCCGGGCCAATAACGCCGCCGTTGCCTGCATTATCGCGGTGGGCGACTTCGCCTTTGTAGACGATGGTGACGGTTTCAAAGCCGCGATGCGGGTGCTGATCCACGCCGCGCTGGCCTTTATTGCTCGGCTTAAATTCCGCCGGACCCGCATAGTCCAGCAGCAGGAACGGGCTAAGCTGCTCGGCAAATTTTGAGTACGAAAACAGCGAACGAACCGGGAAACCATCCCCCACCCAGTGGGAAGCCGGTGCGGTATAAACGCCAAGAATTGATTTCATGATCCTCTCCAAAAGGGATGTTTCTGATGGGATAAAGCTTACCCGTCAGACGCTCAGCCCGGTAGAGTGCTAAAGTAGACTCAGTGTTCCATAAACAGGACAATACAAATGCAGGACTTGAACGACCTGTGGTACTTCGTGCAGGTGGTGGACAATGGTGGTTTTTCACCCGCCAGCCGGGTTGTCGGTATTCCAAAATCCCGCCTGAGCCGCCGCATTGCGCTGCTGGAAGAACGGCTTGAAACCCGCCTGCTGCAGCGCTCGACTCGCAGCTTCACGGTGACCGAAGCCGGGCAGATCTTCTACCGCCACTGCAAAGCGATGATGATCGAAGCTGAAGCGGCGCAGGAAGCCATCGACACGCTAAAGTCAGAGCCGAGAGGGCTGATCCGCCTCACCTGCCCGATAGCGCTGCTGCATGTCCATGTGGGCGATATGCTGGCGCGCTTTATGCGCCTTTATCCGCAGATTGTTATTCAGCTCGAGGAAACCAACCGCCGCGTGGATGTGCTGAACGAAAACGTTGATCTGGCAATTCGCGTGCGGCCTTTACCGCTGGAAGACAGCGATCTGGTGATGCGCAAGCTGGCCACCCGCAGCATGTGTCTGGTTGCCAGCCCGGACCTGGTCGCCCGCCAGGGTATGCCTGGGGCCCCCACAGATCTTGCTCACTGGCCAAGCCTGGCGCTGGACAAGCCGCAGCAAACCTACCGCTGGTGTCTGTTTGGCCCCGAACAGCAAGAAGTGATCGTTCACCACAGGCCCCGTTTTGTTACGACGGATATGATAGCCCTGCGCACCGCGGCGCTTAACGGTATTGGCGTCGTGCAGCTCCCGAAGCTAATGCTTAATGACGCGCTGGCGCTGGGAAAGCTGGTTCACGTTCTGCCTGAATGGCGAGCCAGAATGGAGATTGTGCATGTGGTCTTCCCTTCACGGCGAGGGCAATTACCGGCGGTGCGGGCGTTGATTGATTTTCTGGCGGAGAGCTATCAGGCGCTGGACGAAGAGGAGTAAAACGGCCTTCTCCCGGGAGGGAGAAGGCGGGAAAGCATCAGAATGGCATTTTAAAGCCCGGTGGCAGCTGCATACCGCTGGAGACGCCGGCCATTTTTTCTTTCTGCGCTTCACCGATACGGCGAGCGGCATCGTTGAAGGCTGCGGCAACCAGGTCTTCAACCATCTCTTTGTCGTCTTCCATCAGGCTTGGGTCGATTTCGACACGGCGGCAGTTGTGTGCCCCGTTGATGGTCACTTTCACCAGGCCCGCGCCGGACTCGCCGGTGACTTCCATGTTGGCGATTTCTTCCTGAGCCTGGGCCATTTTTTCCTGCATCTGCTGGGCCTGCTTCATCAGGTTACCCAGACCGCCTTTTCCAAACATAATCTTCTCTCTTTCATCGGGCCAGCCCTCGCAGAATGCGAGAGTGGCTATCAGGGTTTCACACTATGCCGCGCAAAACGAGGCATATCAAACAGGGCGAATACTATCTTCATCCAGCTCTGCATCAAAGAACCTTTGCAGAGTCTGAATATTGCTGTCGTTGCTCATCGCCTCGCGCGCCTGTGCCAGCTTCTCTTCGTAGATAGCCTGACGCCACTCAAGCGGCGTGCGGCGCGCCAGATTCTCATCTTCAATAATAGTCAGTTCTATCGCTTCGCCATGGCGCGAACTCATGGCATCTGACAGCGTTTTTTGCGCCGAGGGCGAATTCAGGTGACGCTGACCCGGACGCAAATGCAGACAAACCCGATTGCCGTCCACCTCTTTCCAGGCGTTAAGCGCCAGCTGTTGCACCAGTTTTGGCAGCACCAGTTGATTGATTTCCGCCGCCCATTCGTCGCGCTCAATAGCCTCTTCGGCCAGTTTCTGCGCCAGCTCTGGCGTTTTTTCATGCTCGAGCGCTTTTTTCAGCGCCTTGGGCGTAGCTACCGGCTCAGGGGCGACTTCCGTCGGATTTTGTGCCTTCCAGCGATAAGCTTCAGGCTTCGCCGGTTTTTCCAGCGCCGATGGCGCAGGGCGCGCCTGAACGCGTTCGGTCACCGAGGCCAAACGTTCCAGCGCGGAGCTTTTTGCCGGCCGCGCTAGTCGTTGCGCTGCCGGCTCATTCTTTTTTGCTTTATCAGCCTCCTGCTGGCGCATCAGTTGGCTGCGCGCCTGAAGGATTTGGCTGGTGGCGTCCGGCAGCGGAGGGGCTTCCCTGTCCGGCGGCGGGGCCGCCTGCTGCGGCCTTGCTGCTGGCGGGTGCGAAACCGGATTCACCACCGGAATGCTTGCCGCCTGGCGGGGCACTTCCGGCTCAGGCAGCGGCTTGCGCGGATGGAAAGCCAGCGCGCGCAGCAGCGTCATTTCTACGCCCATTCGGCGATCCGGCGCCCACGGCAGCTCTTTGCGGCCAATCAACAGCGTCTGGTAATAAAGCTGCACGTCGGCAGGCGGAACAACGCGGGCAAGCTCGCGCATACGCTGTTCGATGGCCGCCATATCGCTGCCAAGGGCAGACGGAGAAAGCTGCACCATCGCCACGCGGTGCAGCAGGGCGGACATTTCTACCAACAGCGCTTCCCACTCCACGCCACGCGAGGCCGCGTCGTTCAACAACGCCATTACGCGCTGGCCGTCGGCCTGAACGACAGCTTCAATTAGCGACAGCGCCTGGTCATCATCAAGGGTGCCAAGCATCGCACTGACTGCCGCAGTGGTAACCTGCCCGTCGCCGCTGGCAATCGCCTGGTCGGTCAGGCTTAGCGCATCGCGCAGGCTGCCGTCCGCCGCGCGGGCTAACAGCTGCAGCGCTCGGGGTTCGCTCACGACCTTTTCTTCACCAAGAATGTGCTCCAACTGATGGCGGATCTGTTCGACATCCAGCGCTTTCAGGTGGAATTGCAGGCAGCGGGAAAGAATGGTCACCGGCAGCTTTTGCGGATCGGTGGTGGCCAGCAGGAATTTTACGTGCGGAGGCGGCTCTTCCAGCGTCTTAAGCAGCGCGTTAAAGCTGTGGCGCGAGAGCATGTGTACTTCGTCGATAAGGTAGACTTTAAAGCGGCCACGCGCGGGGGCGTACTGCACGTTGTCCAGCAGATCGCGGGTATCTTCTACTTTGGTGCGCGAGGCGGCGTCTATCTCAATCAGGTCGACAAAGCGGCCCTGTTCTATTTCACGGCAGTTATCGCAGACGCCACACGGGGTTGCGGTAATACCGGTTTCACAATTCAGTCCTTTCGCCAGCAGACGAGCGATTGAGGTTTTCCCCACACCTCGGGTGCCGGAAAAAAGGTACGCATGGTGGATGCGGCCCAGCGACAAACCATTAGCCAGCGCGGTCAGTACGTGTTGCTGGCCGACAACATCAGCAAAAGTTTGTGGGCGCCATTTGCGGGCTAAGACCTGGTAGCTCATCTGGAGTTAGGCTCTGGTTCGCGGGAAAGGTGAATCGAGGGGGTAATGCTAACATAAGCCCCGCCCGATGGGCGAGGCCTGTGATATCTGACTGTAGATTGGCGCTTTAAAAGCATTCTCTTCGCTTTAAAAAGACAAAGGATATGAACTTTTAACTTGCCCCAACGCCTAAAAACCACGTTTTTTGGGCGTTTGTCTCTGAACGAAAGCCCGGCTCGATAGGCGAGCGAGGCTTGTCACTGTATGGCAATAGAGGTGAACTTAGTGGCCCGGGAAAGGCACAAGGCAGAAGCTTTTCACGCCCATGTTTTCCAGGCGCTGCTCGCCGCCAAGGTCAAACAGGTTGATAACGAAAGCGGCATCGGTCACTTCACCGCCGAGACGACGAATCAGTTTCACCGTCGCTTCAATGGTGCCGCCGGTTGCCAGCAGATCGTCCACCACCAGCACTTTATCGCCCGGTTTGATGGCATCTACGTGGATTTCAAGGCTGTCGGTGCCGTATTCCAGCTCGTAGCTTTCGGCGATGGTTTCACGCGGCAGTTTCCGTGGTTTACGCACCGGGATGAACCCAACGCCCAGCTCCAGCGCAACCGGGGCGCCAAACAGGAAGCCACGCGCTTCGGTACCCACCACTTTGGTGATCCCGGCGTCTTTGAAACGAGAAACTAACAGCGCAATGCTGGTGGCATATGCTTTCGGATCTTCCAGCAAGCTGGTCACGTCACGGAACAGAATTCCTGGTTTTGGGTAATCAGGAACGCTTTTAATGCTGTTTTTGAGATATTCAAGCTGCTGCGCAGTCGCGGTCATCGGTTTATGCCTGCTAAAAACATGATACTAAACAGAGTACCTGTGGGTTCAAATGTGAACCACTGGTTAACGGTTAACCAGCTGTACCCGTGCTCGAAAACGCTCGAATTTACTGGCTGGACGCGACAATTGCAACAGCTTCTGCTGCGGTTTATCGCTTTTGTTGTGCTTCATCAACCACCGGAATGCGCCACATAAAGATCAGCAGCGCACAAAGTATCACCAGCAGCAAAATTCTAACCCACACTATCTTCACCAGCCACAGCGAAATCGCGAAGGTGACGAGAATAAACAGGATAGCTTTTGGCTTAGATCCGCGGGGCATCGCGCGGTGCATTTGCCAGTGCCGCAGATAGCTGCCAAACCATGAACGGTAGAGCAGCCAGTGGTGAAAACGCGGCGATGAACGGGCGAAACACCACGCGGCCAGCAGCAAAAAAGGCGTGGTCGGCAACAGCGGTAATATCACGCCCAGCGTCGCAAGCACTACCGCCAGCCAGCCGATGATGAGTAGAATAAGACGCTTCATGCTGTAACCTCTGACAATCCCTGGAGAGCCATTTTGTGAAAACCGCTTCGCTGTTACAAGCCCTGGAAACTCGGGTCGCCGAGCTGGCCGCCGCCGTTGAGCCGGTCGCCCTCCTTCGGGCAGGCCAGGCGCGCTTCGACCGCAAGCTCTTCCATACCCATAGCACGCAGCTGAAAGATTATCTCCATGAAGCTCAGGCTAATCTCGCCCAGCTTCAGCTCAGCGTCAGCCACGGTAAAACGGACCAGGTGGCATTTATCGCCGAAAAGCTGGTGGCGCAGATTGCCGCGCTGCAGCGGGAATTAGCCACCGCACATTTACGTCAAAGCGAGCCGCCGCAAAAGGTGCAGGAAAACTTGTACGAAAAGCTGGCCACCCATCAGGATTACGAACGCAGGCTGCTGGCGATGGTGAGCGATCGCGAAAGTCAGCTTTCACTGCAAACCACGCTCGCCGGCCAGCAAAAGCTTCAGCGTGAACTGGCCGCGCTGGAAGGCCGCCTGCAGCGCTGCCGTCAGGCGCTGACTCGCATAGAAAAAGCTATTGAAAGACGTGAGCGCGGGCTGAGTTAACCCCAAAATAAGGAGCAAGAATGTCGCTGGATAACGCCCCGGACGAGGTCAAACTGGCCGTCGATTTAATCATGCTGCTGGAGCAGCACCAGATCCCAACGGACACCGTCCTTGCGGCGCTGGACATTGTCCGTCAGGATTTTCTGCGTAAGCAGCGGAAAGCACACACGCCCCCCGCCGGCGACTAAGGCAGGCTGGTCGGCGGCAGCAAGCCGCCGTTTTTGCCTAAGTCGCGCTTCACTTCCGTCAGCTCATCGCCCTTTTCATTGTGCAGATGCACTTCAAGCTGGTTGAAGGCGATGTTGATATTGTTTTCCCGGCACAGTCTGTCGATGGCGCGGTTCAGCTCATCCACAGTGATGCTGCGGTCGCGCAGTTCACGAACATACAGGCGCAGTTCGTGGTCAAGCGTGCTGGCACCAAACGTCGTGAAATAGACCGCAGGCTCAGGATCATGCATAACCCGCGGGTGCTCCATTGCCGCCTTCAGCAGGATCTCTTTCACTTTATCGAGATCGGATCCATACGCCACGCCGAGCTTGATAACCACGCGGGTGATGGTGTCCGTCAGCGACCAGTTGATCAACCGTTCGGTCACAAACGCTTTGTTCGGGATGATCACTTCTTTACGGTCAAAGTCGGTGATCGTCGTCGCGCGAATGCGGATCTTGCTGACGCTGCCTGAGAACGTCCCGATGGTGACGGTATCGCCGATACGTACCGGGCGTTCGAACAGGATGATCAGGCCGGAGACGAAGTTACCGAAGATCTCCTGCAGGCCAAAGCCCAGGCCAACCGACAACGCCGCCGCCAGCCACTGCAGTTTGTCCCACGATACCCCCAGCGAACCAAACACCGTCATCGCCCCAATCACGATGATGGCATAGTTGAGGATAGTGGTGATGGCATAGGAAGCGCCCTGGCGCATTTTCAGCCGCGACAGGACCAGCACTTCAAGCAGGCCCGGCAAGTTTCGAATCAGCGCCCAGGCGACCATCGCGGCCACCAGCGCAAACAGGATGCTGCCCATGGTGACGTTTTTCATCACCGTGGCGCCCGCTTCGCTGCCGGTGTAGTGCCACAGCACGATGCTGTCGAGATAGGCAAAGACGGTAATTAAATCAGACCAAATGGCGTAAAACACTACGCCGAACAGGGCGAACATCAGCAGCATGGTTAATCGCATGGTCTGCTGGTTGATCTGATCCAGCGCCAGCGGCGGCTCTTCGACTGGCTCCGCACCCTCCGCACCCTCTTTAACCATATTCTGGCGGCGAGCCAGCGCACGGCGGTAGGCAATACGGCGCGCCGCAACGCTCAGGCCACGGATCACCGTCTGGTGGATCAGGTTCCAGATAATCACCAGGTAAACCGTGTCTATCCAGCGGTTAGCGAGACGCAGCGTGGTATAGAAATAACCCGTTGCCGTCAGTACCAGCAGCGCTACCGGCACAATAGAGAGCACCGTGATGGTCAACAGACGCATCGGATGGGACTCTTTATCACGCCAGTTGTCGCGGCACATCGGGATAATCAGGGCGGTGATCAGCAGCAGGTTAAGGAAAATCATAAACTGCCCGAGCACATCGTCCATCAGGTGCAGCGGCGAGAGCTCACCCACGACGGACCAGAACAGTAGCGGCAGCAAAGCAAAGCTGATGCGCACAATCTGGCGGCGATAATGGCGGGTCAGGTGCTCCGGCATGTTAAACCAGATCACCGCCAGGCCACGGCTGGTCAGAATTCGCCAGGCCATGCCAAACACTAGCCAGAACAGCGCCAGCTCTTTGGCAAACGCCCACAGCAGTTCGCTGATGTTGAGCTGCATAAACAGCAACACCAGCCCCACCGAGAGAATGGCCATGGTCAGCGGCAGCACTTTCAGGAAGTTAAGCAAAATCGCTTTGGGCGTATTGAGCTGGGTGTCCGTGCGCAGTTGCCCGACTTCCGACGCCAGCTTAGCCAGCTGCTTGTCTATCCATTGGTAACGCCAGCGCAGCAGACCGGCCAGCAGCATCAGCGGCAGCGCGGTGAACAGGGACATAAACAGCCCGTCCAGCACTTTGTGCCAGCTGATATCCAGCTTCATGCCTTTGATTTGGTCGTGCAGCGCGCCCGGGAAGGATTTAATCCATTCCCAATTCATCGGCTTGTTACTGTTAACCCAAAAGATTTGCTGGGTCAGCATTTTCTGCAGGCTGGTGCTGACGCTCATCAGCTGCTGCTGGTTAATTTGCAGGTTAATCGCCATCATCAGCTGATTGCCCAGCTGCTTGTTAAGCTGGTCCAGAAGCTCGCGGCGCATGTCCACCACCTGCATCAGCGCATCGTGAACTTCGTCGTTAACCTCGTTTTTATGACCTTCAACAATCTTGTCAACGTAGCTGTCGCTTTGGAACAGAGCATCACGCTGCTGGTTGATGTCGAACTGCTCCAGGCGCAGGTCGGCAATGCGGTTGGTGAGGTCTTCCAGGTCGTCGGCAGACGGCAGCGTTTGCTGCTGCTGATACAGAATTCGGGACAGCAAGAGGCTGCCCTTCAGTACCGAGATTTGTTCTTTCAGGTTGCGCTCGGACTGCAACGCGCGATCGAGCCAGTTTTTGACGCGGATATTACGCTGAACCAGCTCGTTCCCACTTTGGGTGGCGTTAATCAGGCGCTGGCTGAGCTGGTGGTTGACGTCCAGCTCCTGGCGCACCAGCGGGTTATTCTGCACCGCGCTGGCATCAGCGTCGTCCGGCGTGACGGCTTCCTGAGCCGTTTTTTCCGTCAGGGTTAAGCGTTTGCTGTTAACCGCTTCCTGCAGCAACTGAAGCGTATGCTCGAGCTGGCCGATATTGGCGTTGGTGTAGTCACGCTGTTTTTGCAGCGCATCCTGCAAGACGGTGTTGCCTTCCAGACTTTTACGCTGCTGTTCAATTTGGGTATTCAGCAGCGCCTGCTGCACCAGCAGCAAGTTTTGTTGGCTTGGGCGCAGAGTGGCTTCACCCGGCGTGGTGCCGTTCAGCCTGTTACGCACCTGCAGCAACTGCTGGGAGGCGCTGTACATGGCATTCTGCACGCGCTCGGGTTGAGTTTGCAGCGAAACCAGCTGGCTGTTCAGCGTGGATAAATCGTTGTTGGCCGACTGCAGTTGATCCAGCACGCTGGTCAGCCGGGTTTCCAGCTGGCGCAGAGAAAGCGAGCCCAGCGTTTTACGTGTAGCTTCGTCATCGGCTGGCGTACTCAGTGAATTCAGCGCGTCGGTCGCCTGCTTTAGCTTATCGGGGGCCTGGGCAACCGTGGTTTTAAGCTGCGCCGTCTCTTGCTTCACGCGGTCGAGCTTGTCCAGCATCTCAAGCGTTTCGGTGAGATCTTTTTGGGTGAGCTTA
This Klebsiella michiganensis DNA region includes the following protein-coding sequences:
- a CDS encoding heat shock protein 90 (molecular chaperone) produces the protein MKGQETRGFQSEVKQLLHLMIHSLYSNKEIFLRELISNASDAADKLRFRALSNASLYEGDGELRVRVSFDKDNRTLTIADNGIGMTRDEVIEHLGTIAKSGTKAFLESMGSDQAKDSQLIGQFGVGFYSAFIVADKVTVRTRAAGASAEQGVFWESEGAGEYTVADIEKADRGTEITLHLREGEDEFLDDWRVRSIISKYSDHIALPVEIEQQEEKDGETIVSWEKINKAQALWTRSKSEVSDDEYKEFYKHIAHDFTDPISWSHNRVEGKQEYTSLLYIPSQAPWDMWNRDHKHGLKLYVQRVFIMDDAEQFMPNYLRFVRGLIDSNDLPLNVSREILQDSRVTQNLRSALTKRVLQMLDKLAKDDAEKYQTFWKNFGLVLKEGPAEDNANQEAIAKLLRFATTHNDSSAQTVSLEEYVSRMKEGQEKIYYITADSYAAAKSSPHLELLRKKGIEVLLLSDRIDEWMMSYLTEFDGKAFQSVSKTDESLDKLTDEETEEAKEAEKALEPFVDRVKTLLGERVKEVRLTHRLTDTPAIVTTDSNDMSTQMAKLFAAAGQEVPEVKYIFELNPEHALVKRAADTQDDAQFGEWVELLLDQALLAERGQLEDPNQFIRRMNQLLVS
- the recR gene encoding recombination protein RecR (involved in a recombinational process of DNA repair, independent of the recBC complex), giving the protein MQTSPLLSALMESLRCLPGVGPKSAQRMAFALLQRDRSGGMRLAQALTRAMSEIGHCADCRTFTEQEVCSICSNPRRQENGQICVVESPADIHAIEQTGQFSGRYFVLMGHLSPLDGIGPNDIGLDRLEHRLASEPMKEVILATNPTVEGEATANYIAELCAQYGVEASRIAHGVPVGGELEMVDGTTLSHSLVGRHKINF
- a CDS encoding quercetin 2,3-dioxygenase; this encodes MKSILGVYTAPASHWVGDGFPVRSLFSYSKFAEQLSPFLLLDYAGPAEFKPSNKGQRGVDQHPHRGFETVTIVYKGEVAHRDNAGNGGVIGPGDVQWMTAGSGILHEEYHSPAFSEAGGSLEMVQLWVNLPAKDKMTAPGYQPITDADIPVADLPDNAGKVRVIAGEFNGTKGPARTFSPMSIWDMRLTPQGVTQLAVKDGWNTALVVLKGTVLVNGEEVAREAQLVVLDAKGDSVTLEANNDAVVLLLSGEPLNEPVVGHGPFVMNTKEEIHQAIDDFNQGRFGKDIA
- a CDS encoding LysR family transcriptional regulator, which translates into the protein MQDLNDLWYFVQVVDNGGFSPASRVVGIPKSRLSRRIALLEERLETRLLQRSTRSFTVTEAGQIFYRHCKAMMIEAEAAQEAIDTLKSEPRGLIRLTCPIALLHVHVGDMLARFMRLYPQIVIQLEETNRRVDVLNENVDLAIRVRPLPLEDSDLVMRKLATRSMCLVASPDLVARQGMPGAPTDLAHWPSLALDKPQQTYRWCLFGPEQQEVIVHHRPRFVTTDMIALRTAALNGIGVVQLPKLMLNDALALGKLVHVLPEWRARMEIVHVVFPSRRGQLPAVRALIDFLAESYQALDEEE
- a CDS encoding DNA polymerase III subunits gamma and tau (catalyzes the DNA-template-directed extension of the 3'-end of a DNA strand; the tau chain serves as a scaffold to help in the dimerizaton of the alpha,epsilon and theta core complex; the gamma chain seems to interact with the delta and delta' subunits to transfer the beta subunit on the DNA), encoding MSYQVLARKWRPQTFADVVGQQHVLTALANGLSLGRIHHAYLFSGTRGVGKTSIARLLAKGLNCETGITATPCGVCDNCREIEQGRFVDLIEIDAASRTKVEDTRDLLDNVQYAPARGRFKVYLIDEVHMLSRHSFNALLKTLEEPPPHVKFLLATTDPQKLPVTILSRCLQFHLKALDVEQIRHQLEHILGEEKVVSEPRALQLLARAADGSLRDALSLTDQAIASGDGQVTTAAVSAMLGTLDDDQALSLIEAVVQADGQRVMALLNDAASRGVEWEALLVEMSALLHRVAMVQLSPSALGSDMAAIEQRMRELARVVPPADVQLYYQTLLIGRKELPWAPDRRMGVEMTLLRALAFHPRKPLPEPEVPRQAASIPVVNPVSHPPAARPQQAAPPPDREAPPLPDATSQILQARSQLMRQQEADKAKKNEPAAQRLARPAKSSALERLASVTERVQARPAPSALEKPAKPEAYRWKAQNPTEVAPEPVATPKALKKALEHEKTPELAQKLAEEAIERDEWAAEINQLVLPKLVQQLALNAWKEVDGNRVCLHLRPGQRHLNSPSAQKTLSDAMSSRHGEAIELTIIEDENLARRTPLEWRQAIYEEKLAQAREAMSNDSNIQTLQRFFDAELDEDSIRPV